In a genomic window of Hyalangium gracile:
- a CDS encoding serine/threonine-protein kinase, translating into MSTPVTPRPTRVFGNYELQAPLGKGGMAEVFRARVLSGRYEGWNVAVKRLLPSLTGDPSSVESFIREADLSTQLDHPNIVKVLDVGIAEGTYYIVMELVDGRDLAQILRRCKQRGIPLPLDFAVYLGKVLLEALAYAHTATDSRGAPLGIVHCDVSPSNLFISRLGEIKLGDFGVARVFVDGSREGGEVLGKPYYLSPESLRGIVTPEADLWAATVVLYELLTLERPFTGNTPEEVFFNIRHRRYRPIHAFRPDVPELLEELISRGFAARIQDRFPTAEAYAQALTPHYDELVGTPLAIAAVVRGLFGTSD; encoded by the coding sequence GTGAGCACCCCTGTGACGCCGCGGCCGACCCGGGTCTTCGGCAACTATGAACTCCAGGCCCCGCTGGGCAAGGGGGGCATGGCCGAGGTGTTCCGGGCGCGCGTGCTGTCCGGGCGCTACGAGGGCTGGAACGTGGCCGTCAAAAGGCTGCTGCCCTCGCTCACCGGCGATCCGTCCTCCGTGGAGAGCTTCATCCGCGAGGCGGACCTGTCCACCCAGCTGGACCACCCCAACATCGTGAAGGTGTTGGACGTGGGCATCGCCGAGGGCACCTACTACATCGTCATGGAGCTGGTGGACGGCAGGGACCTGGCCCAGATCCTCCGCCGCTGCAAGCAGCGCGGCATTCCCCTGCCGCTCGACTTCGCGGTGTACCTGGGCAAGGTGCTGCTCGAGGCGCTCGCCTACGCGCACACGGCCACCGACTCGCGCGGCGCGCCGCTGGGCATCGTCCACTGCGATGTGTCCCCCTCCAACCTGTTCATCTCCCGGCTGGGGGAGATCAAGCTGGGCGACTTCGGCGTGGCGCGCGTGTTCGTGGACGGCTCGCGCGAGGGCGGCGAGGTGCTGGGCAAGCCCTACTACCTGAGCCCCGAGTCGTTGCGCGGCATCGTCACGCCGGAGGCGGACCTGTGGGCCGCCACGGTGGTGCTCTACGAGCTGCTGACGCTGGAGCGCCCCTTCACGGGCAACACGCCGGAGGAGGTCTTCTTCAACATCCGGCACCGGCGGTATCGGCCCATCCACGCGTTCCGCCCGGACGTCCCCGAGCTGCTCGAGGAGCTCATCTCCCGGGGCTTCGCCGCGCGCATCCAGGATCGCTTCCCCACGGCGGAGGCCTACGCCCAGGCGCTCACGCCGCACTACGACGAGCTGGTGGGCACGCCGCTGGCCATCGCCGCGGTGGTGCGCGGCCTCTTCGGCACCAGCGACTGA
- a CDS encoding cysteine desulfurase family protein — translation MIYWDYNAAAPLRPEVARGLARAFTQGGFGNASSVHQAGREARGRLDSARSRVARVLGCEPKEVCFTGSGSEADALAIKGAFLARPDPNRRRIVTSALEHPAVLTALTQLEKQGAEVVRLKPGADGRVRAEAVLDALTPATALCSLQWANNETGVVQPAAEVARACRQRGILFHTDAVQVAGKAPLSLREVDADLLALSAHKFGGPAGAGVLVVRKGVAVQALTPGHQEAGLRGGTQNVPYAEAFALALELAQAEQEATAARLGTLRDTFEREVHARIPDVTVNGGGAPRVPNTSNLHFHGADGEALLIALDLEGICVSSGAACASGTLNPSHVLLAMGLTPAQAHGSLRFSLGPGTTEAEVERVVAALQTHVPRARALAAQDLA, via the coding sequence GTGATCTACTGGGACTACAACGCGGCCGCGCCGCTGCGGCCGGAGGTGGCGCGGGGGCTGGCGCGCGCCTTCACGCAGGGCGGCTTCGGCAATGCCTCGAGCGTGCATCAGGCCGGGCGAGAGGCGCGGGGGCGGCTGGACTCGGCGCGCTCGCGCGTGGCGCGGGTGCTGGGCTGCGAGCCGAAGGAGGTGTGCTTCACCGGCTCCGGCTCCGAGGCGGACGCGCTGGCCATCAAGGGCGCCTTCCTCGCGCGCCCGGATCCGAACCGCCGCCGCATCGTCACCTCCGCCCTCGAGCACCCGGCGGTGCTGACGGCGCTGACGCAGCTGGAGAAGCAGGGCGCGGAGGTGGTGCGGCTGAAGCCCGGCGCGGACGGCCGCGTGCGAGCCGAGGCGGTGCTGGACGCGCTCACGCCGGCCACGGCGCTCTGCTCGCTGCAGTGGGCCAACAACGAGACGGGGGTGGTGCAGCCGGCGGCGGAGGTGGCTCGCGCGTGTCGCCAGCGTGGCATCCTCTTCCACACGGACGCGGTGCAGGTGGCGGGGAAGGCGCCGCTGAGCCTGCGCGAGGTGGACGCGGATCTGCTGGCGCTCTCGGCCCACAAGTTCGGCGGCCCCGCGGGGGCGGGCGTGCTGGTGGTGCGCAAGGGCGTGGCCGTGCAGGCGCTCACGCCGGGGCACCAGGAGGCGGGGCTGCGCGGAGGGACGCAGAACGTTCCCTATGCGGAGGCGTTCGCCCTGGCGCTGGAGCTGGCCCAGGCGGAGCAGGAGGCCACCGCCGCACGGCTGGGCACGCTCCGGGACACCTTCGAGCGCGAGGTGCACGCGCGCATCCCGGACGTCACCGTCAACGGCGGAGGGGCTCCGCGGGTGCCCAACACCAGCAACCTCCACTTCCACGGCGCGGACGGCGAGGCGCTGCTCATCGCGCTGGACCTGGAGGGCATCTGCGTCTCCTCGGGAGCGGCGTGCGCCTCGGGCACCCTCAACCCCTCGCACGTGCTGCTGGCCATGGGGCTCACGCCCGCGCAGGCACACGGCTCGCTGCGCTTCTCGCTCGGCCCTGGCACCACCGAGGCGGAGGTGGAGCGCGTCGTGGCGGCGCTCCAGACGCACGTGCCTCGCGCGCGGGCCCTGGCGGCGCAGGACCTGGCGTAG
- a CDS encoding DHH family phosphoesterase: MPGTPSANTRRSPSTGEGAEPPSPRIAQLPARDKLERLLRVARGRKKALILTHDNPDPDSLAAAVTLAHILERRTGMEARVGYGGIIGRAENIAFVRVLRLPVSHVSQIDFDTYDLFGLVDTQPPVGNHSLPARLRADIVIDHHPVREESLQAPFADVGGDFGATSTMLVEYLRAARLEPSVEVATGLFYGIKADTRDLGRETTQTDVDSYLWLFPRCDKHLLGQIEHPELPARYFQLHHTAIEKAKVYGTAIVTDLEEVYSPDMVAEVAERMMFLEGMKWSLAYGTYRNQLYVSLRVKDRRMNAGRLIREICADYGGSSGGHGSMAGARMPLSGRANQRRTLKRELVGRFLAAFGVADERPVSLLSAQDA; this comes from the coding sequence ATGCCTGGCACACCGTCCGCCAACACGCGCCGCTCCCCCTCCACCGGGGAGGGTGCGGAGCCCCCGTCACCGCGGATTGCCCAGCTCCCTGCTCGGGACAAGCTGGAGCGACTGCTGCGTGTGGCCCGAGGGAGGAAGAAGGCGCTCATCCTCACCCACGACAACCCGGATCCCGACTCCCTGGCTGCCGCAGTCACCTTGGCGCACATCCTGGAGCGCCGTACGGGAATGGAAGCCCGCGTGGGCTACGGTGGCATCATCGGGCGAGCGGAGAACATCGCCTTCGTGCGGGTGCTGCGGCTGCCGGTGTCGCACGTGTCGCAGATCGACTTCGACACGTACGATCTCTTCGGGCTGGTGGACACGCAGCCGCCGGTGGGCAACCACTCGCTGCCGGCGCGGCTGCGGGCGGACATCGTGATCGATCACCACCCGGTGCGCGAGGAGAGCCTGCAGGCGCCGTTCGCGGACGTGGGCGGGGACTTCGGCGCCACCTCGACGATGCTGGTGGAGTACCTGCGCGCGGCGCGGCTGGAGCCCTCCGTGGAGGTGGCCACGGGGCTGTTCTACGGCATCAAGGCGGACACGCGGGATCTGGGCCGCGAGACGACCCAGACGGACGTGGACAGCTACCTGTGGCTCTTCCCGCGCTGTGACAAGCACCTGCTGGGGCAGATCGAGCACCCGGAGCTGCCGGCGCGCTACTTCCAGCTCCACCACACGGCCATCGAGAAGGCGAAGGTGTACGGCACCGCGATCGTCACGGACCTGGAGGAGGTGTACTCCCCGGACATGGTGGCGGAGGTGGCCGAGCGGATGATGTTCCTCGAGGGGATGAAGTGGTCGCTGGCGTACGGCACGTACCGCAACCAGCTCTACGTGTCCCTGCGAGTGAAGGATCGCCGGATGAACGCGGGCCGGTTGATCCGGGAGATCTGCGCGGACTACGGCGGCTCCTCGGGAGGGCACGGCAGCATGGCGGGGGCGCGGATGCCGCTGTCGGGGCGCGCCAACCAGCGCCGGACGCTCAAGCGTGAGCTGGTGGGGCGCTTCCTGGCGGCGTTCGGCGTGGCGGACGAGCGGCCCGTGTCCCTGCTGTCCGCGCAGGACGCGTGA
- a CDS encoding deoxyribonuclease IV: MLIGAHESIAGGVSQAFARAEEHGARSLQIFTKNARGWSAPSLTDTERRAFRAEARRTGLPSIAHGSYLVNLGSEDPALRERSLACVTEELTRCERLGISLLVIHPGAHPDERRGLRLIAEAIDEVHRRTPRFRARLCLESTAGQGHCLGWRFWHLAEILSQVAREDRLGVCLDTCHLFAAGYDLSTEKGYEAVMAECDATVGLKRVGCFHLNDCKKPLGCRVDRHEEVGKGAIGRVAFRCLVNDPRFVNTIGVLETPFPERYAEAIRLLESLRRGR; the protein is encoded by the coding sequence GTGCTGATCGGGGCTCACGAGTCCATTGCTGGAGGCGTGAGCCAGGCCTTCGCCCGCGCCGAGGAGCACGGCGCCCGCTCCCTGCAGATCTTCACGAAGAACGCGCGCGGCTGGAGCGCGCCTTCGCTCACCGACACCGAGCGCCGCGCCTTCCGCGCCGAGGCCCGTCGCACGGGCCTGCCCTCCATCGCGCATGGCAGCTACCTGGTGAACCTGGGCTCGGAGGATCCGGCGCTGCGCGAGCGCTCGCTGGCGTGCGTGACGGAGGAGCTCACGCGGTGCGAGCGGCTGGGGATCTCCTTGCTCGTCATCCACCCGGGCGCCCACCCGGACGAGCGGCGCGGGCTGAGGCTGATCGCGGAGGCGATCGACGAGGTGCACCGCCGCACGCCGCGCTTCCGGGCGCGCCTGTGCCTGGAGAGCACCGCCGGCCAGGGCCACTGCCTGGGGTGGCGCTTCTGGCACCTGGCGGAGATCCTCTCCCAGGTGGCGCGCGAGGACAGGCTCGGGGTGTGTCTGGACACCTGCCACCTGTTCGCCGCCGGGTACGATCTGTCCACCGAGAAGGGCTACGAGGCGGTGATGGCTGAATGCGACGCCACGGTGGGCCTGAAGCGGGTAGGCTGCTTCCACCTGAACGACTGCAAGAAGCCGCTCGGCTGTCGGGTGGACCGGCACGAAGAGGTGGGCAAGGGTGCAATCGGGCGAGTGGCCTTCCGCTGCCTCGTGAATGATCCGCGGTTCGTCAACACCATTGGAGTACTGGAGACTCCGTTCCCCGAGCGTTATGCCGAAGCCATCCGGCTCCTCGAATCCCTCCGCCGGGGACGGTAG
- a CDS encoding Fic family protein: MKERYQEIDEKNEALRDYLDIFKEKARDFLDRFEMSWIYHDAALEGVVYTQQELTAALYPGRVAAEASMMPVVLEVRQHKSVCDYIREEAANSKKNAQITLTQIKRMHDLFIGNTPEAMAARAANERRERTEKELAKERERAGFRKDMPLHRTYFHDIAQPAKIQPALEKLVDYTASAEFREFHPIKQAATVQHMFLQIFPFTEHSGKVGRMCTNLILLRNGYMPAIIHSIDRQKYYESFRGPVSGFRTLLMDAIENSLDNGVKYFKDLNRRYKAIN; encoded by the coding sequence GTGAAGGAACGCTACCAAGAGATTGACGAGAAGAACGAGGCGCTGCGCGACTACCTCGACATCTTCAAGGAGAAGGCGCGCGACTTCCTCGATCGCTTCGAGATGTCGTGGATCTACCACGACGCGGCGCTCGAGGGCGTGGTGTACACGCAGCAGGAGCTGACCGCGGCGCTCTACCCCGGCCGGGTGGCGGCCGAGGCCTCCATGATGCCGGTGGTGCTGGAGGTGCGTCAGCACAAGTCCGTCTGCGACTACATCCGGGAAGAGGCCGCCAACAGCAAGAAGAACGCGCAGATCACCCTGACGCAGATCAAGCGGATGCACGATCTGTTCATCGGGAACACGCCCGAGGCCATGGCGGCGCGCGCGGCCAACGAGCGGCGCGAGCGCACCGAGAAGGAGCTGGCCAAGGAGCGCGAGCGCGCCGGCTTCCGCAAGGACATGCCGCTGCACCGCACGTACTTCCACGACATCGCCCAGCCGGCGAAGATCCAGCCCGCGCTGGAGAAGCTGGTGGACTACACCGCGAGCGCCGAGTTCCGCGAGTTCCACCCGATCAAGCAGGCGGCGACGGTGCAGCACATGTTCCTGCAGATCTTCCCCTTCACCGAGCACAGCGGGAAGGTGGGCCGGATGTGCACCAACCTCATCCTGCTGCGCAACGGCTACATGCCGGCGATCATCCACTCGATCGATCGGCAGAAGTACTACGAGTCCTTCCGCGGCCCCGTGTCGGGCTTCCGCACGCTGCTGATGGACGCCATCGAGAACTCGCTCGACAACGGCGTGAAGTACTTCAAGGACCTGAACCGGCGCTACAAGGCCATCAACTAG
- a CDS encoding AAA family ATPase, which yields MPQPGYQDDNPFNLENPAILDIAPPEPKSLEETGLKMGLLSDIALKFLYYSGTGTGMEIADELRLPWPGVIERVVDFVATEKLVDLRGGKGFGRASVEFILTEKGREYARDALTRTTYVGPAPVPIEQYNALITQQIEENPVVSRDDLLMGLSHLTVTEDLLDKLGPAVNSGRSLFLYGPPGNGKTSLAEAISRMFGGEAYIPYCIEIDNQIIKVFDNLNHTPIPLDGGGDAAGRRQTFEMDNRWLLCRRPAVVVGGELTLETLDLIYSESARFYEAPFQIKANGGMLLIDDFGRQKVHPTDLLNRWIVPLEKRIDFLTLHTGKKFEIPFEQLLVFSTNLDPKELVDEAFLRRIKYKIEVKNPDEGTFREIFERVCEAAGIPYVDQAVTYLFEAYYKPRNMQLRACHPRDLVALIKDAARYRQMPPALSKDLLDQACEVFLVDL from the coding sequence ATGCCTCAACCCGGCTACCAGGACGACAACCCGTTCAACCTCGAGAACCCGGCCATCCTCGACATCGCTCCCCCGGAGCCGAAGTCGCTGGAGGAGACGGGGCTCAAGATGGGTCTGCTCTCGGACATCGCCCTGAAGTTCCTCTATTACTCGGGGACGGGCACGGGCATGGAGATCGCCGACGAGCTGCGCCTGCCGTGGCCCGGCGTCATCGAGCGCGTGGTGGACTTCGTCGCCACCGAGAAGCTGGTGGACCTGCGCGGCGGCAAGGGCTTCGGCCGCGCCTCGGTGGAGTTCATCCTCACCGAGAAGGGCCGCGAGTACGCCCGCGACGCGCTCACCCGCACCACCTACGTGGGCCCCGCCCCGGTGCCCATCGAGCAGTACAACGCCCTCATCACCCAGCAGATCGAGGAGAACCCCGTCGTCAGCCGGGATGATCTGCTCATGGGCCTGTCGCACCTCACCGTCACCGAGGATCTGCTCGACAAGCTGGGCCCCGCCGTCAACTCGGGCCGCTCGCTGTTCCTCTACGGGCCTCCGGGCAACGGCAAGACGAGCCTGGCCGAGGCCATCTCGCGCATGTTCGGCGGCGAGGCCTACATCCCCTACTGCATCGAGATCGACAACCAGATCATCAAGGTCTTCGACAACCTCAACCACACCCCCATCCCCCTGGACGGGGGCGGTGACGCGGCGGGGCGCCGGCAGACCTTCGAGATGGACAACCGCTGGCTGCTCTGCCGCAGGCCCGCCGTCGTCGTCGGTGGCGAGCTGACGCTCGAGACGCTGGACCTCATCTACTCGGAGAGCGCCCGCTTCTACGAGGCCCCGTTCCAGATCAAGGCCAACGGCGGCATGCTCCTCATCGACGACTTCGGCCGCCAGAAGGTCCACCCCACGGACCTGCTCAACCGGTGGATCGTCCCCCTGGAGAAGCGCATCGACTTCCTCACCCTCCACACGGGCAAGAAGTTCGAGATCCCCTTCGAGCAGCTCCTGGTCTTCTCCACCAACCTGGATCCGAAGGAACTCGTGGATGAGGCGTTCCTGCGCCGGATCAAGTACAAGATCGAGGTGAAGAACCCGGATGAGGGAACCTTCCGGGAAATCTTCGAACGGGTGTGCGAAGCAGCGGGAATTCCGTACGTGGACCAGGCGGTGACCTACCTCTTCGAGGCCTACTACAAGCCACGCAACATGCAGCTGCGCGCCTGCCACCCCCGGGATCTCGTCGCCCTCATCAAGGACGCGGCGCGCTACCGGCAGATGCCGCCGGCGCTCTCCAAGGACCTGCTCGACCAGGCATGCGAGGTCTTCCTCGTCGATTTGTAG
- a CDS encoding branched-chain amino acid transaminase: protein MSSTSSAVVRADQIWIDGKFVKWDEGQMHVMTHALHYGLGVFEGIRAYRTHDGRLAVFRLREHIQRLMDSAHICLMKMPFTAEQLEEACLELLRKQKDLFANGAYLRPIAFMGDGAMGLGAVNPTRVVITAWDWGAYLGEKGIRDGIRAKVSSFTRMHVNVNMVRGKISGQYVNSILAKREAVLGGYDEAILLDISGFVAEASGENIFMVNKKGVIKTPPLSSPILDGITRDSVLRLLRDSGRYIEEVTFTRDALYICNEVFFTGTAAEITPVREVDNRQIGEGKPGPVTKFVQETYFRAVRGQEPRYAEWLTYV from the coding sequence ATGAGCTCCACCTCGTCCGCAGTCGTGCGCGCAGACCAGATCTGGATCGACGGCAAGTTCGTGAAGTGGGACGAAGGCCAGATGCACGTGATGACCCACGCCCTGCACTACGGCCTGGGCGTCTTCGAGGGCATCCGCGCCTACCGCACCCACGACGGGCGCCTGGCGGTGTTCCGGCTGCGCGAGCACATCCAGCGGCTGATGGACTCGGCCCACATCTGCCTGATGAAGATGCCCTTCACGGCCGAGCAGCTCGAGGAGGCGTGCCTGGAGCTGCTGCGCAAGCAGAAGGACCTGTTCGCCAACGGCGCCTACCTGCGCCCCATCGCCTTCATGGGGGATGGCGCCATGGGCCTGGGCGCGGTGAACCCCACCCGCGTCGTCATCACCGCCTGGGACTGGGGCGCCTACCTGGGCGAGAAGGGCATCCGCGACGGCATCCGCGCCAAGGTCAGCTCCTTCACCCGCATGCACGTGAACGTGAACATGGTGCGCGGGAAGATCTCCGGCCAGTACGTCAACTCCATCCTCGCCAAGCGCGAGGCGGTGCTCGGCGGCTATGACGAGGCCATCCTCCTGGACATCAGCGGCTTCGTGGCCGAGGCCTCCGGCGAGAACATCTTCATGGTGAACAAGAAGGGCGTGATCAAGACGCCGCCCCTCTCCTCCCCCATCCTGGACGGCATCACCCGCGACTCGGTGCTCAGGCTGCTGCGCGACAGCGGGCGCTACATCGAGGAGGTGACGTTCACCCGCGACGCGCTCTACATCTGCAACGAGGTGTTCTTCACCGGCACCGCCGCCGAGATCACCCCGGTGCGCGAGGTGGACAACCGCCAGATCGGCGAGGGCAAGCCCGGCCCGGTGACGAAGTTCGTGCAGGAGACGTACTTCCGCGCCGTCCGCGGCCAGGAGCCCCGCTACGCCGAGTGGCTCACCTACGTCTGA
- a CDS encoding AAA family ATPase translates to MSPPSSPSETRPFASVEDAATRLEQVGYLSSPEIATACFLADRMDKPILVEGPAGVGKTELSKALAQALGREFIRLQCYEGLDEAKALYEWEYAKQLLYTQLLKDKIGEMVAGTSSLVEAADRMASGDAVFFSERFLLPRPILKALLSERPAVLLVDEIDKADPEFEAFLLEVLSDNAVTIPELGTFKARHVPRVILTSNNARELSDALKRRCLHLHIDFPDRERELRIVRARLPQVAQTLAEQVVEAVAAIRKLDLKKAPSISETLDWAQSLALLNADALTADLVAATLNLVLKYEGDIEKAKANLPQIAQA, encoded by the coding sequence GTGAGCCCCCCTTCTTCGCCCTCAGAGACACGTCCCTTCGCCAGCGTGGAGGACGCGGCGACCCGCCTGGAGCAGGTGGGCTACCTGTCCTCGCCGGAGATCGCCACGGCCTGCTTCCTGGCGGACCGGATGGACAAACCCATCCTGGTGGAGGGCCCGGCCGGCGTGGGCAAGACGGAGCTGTCCAAGGCGCTGGCCCAGGCCCTGGGCCGCGAGTTCATCCGGCTCCAGTGCTACGAGGGCCTGGACGAGGCCAAGGCGCTCTACGAGTGGGAGTACGCCAAGCAGCTGCTCTACACCCAGCTGCTCAAGGACAAGATCGGCGAGATGGTGGCGGGCACCTCCTCGCTGGTGGAGGCCGCGGACCGGATGGCCTCGGGTGACGCCGTCTTCTTCTCCGAGCGCTTCCTGCTGCCCCGCCCCATCCTCAAGGCCCTGCTCTCCGAGCGGCCCGCGGTGCTGCTGGTGGACGAGATCGACAAGGCGGACCCGGAGTTCGAGGCCTTCCTGCTGGAGGTGCTCTCGGACAACGCGGTGACCATTCCCGAGCTGGGCACCTTCAAGGCCCGGCACGTGCCCAGGGTGATCCTCACCTCCAACAACGCGCGCGAGCTGTCGGACGCGCTCAAGCGCCGCTGCCTGCACCTGCACATCGACTTCCCGGACCGGGAGCGCGAGCTGCGCATCGTCCGCGCCCGGCTGCCCCAGGTAGCCCAGACGCTGGCCGAGCAGGTGGTCGAGGCCGTGGCCGCCATCCGCAAGCTGGACCTCAAGAAGGCCCCCTCCATCAGCGAGACGCTGGACTGGGCGCAGAGCCTGGCGCTGCTCAACGCGGACGCGCTCACGGCGGACCTGGTGGCCGCCACCCTGAACCTCGTCCTCAAGTACGAAGGGGACATCGAGAAGGCCAAGGCGAACCTGCCGCAGATCGCTCAGGCCTGA